One genomic window of Arthrobacter sp. KBS0703 includes the following:
- a CDS encoding putative quinol monooxygenase, whose translation MSAPIDLQATFIPNDGEFFRVKLALEIAIDEVVNEPGCIQYELTEATEEKLVLTEQWASEDHLDKHSKGTAVQDLNESLSALLAEPVRLERL comes from the coding sequence ATGAGTGCACCCATCGACCTGCAGGCAACGTTCATCCCCAACGACGGCGAATTTTTCCGCGTGAAGCTCGCCTTGGAAATCGCCATTGACGAGGTAGTCAACGAGCCCGGCTGCATCCAGTACGAGCTCACGGAAGCCACCGAGGAGAAGCTGGTCCTGACCGAGCAGTGGGCCTCCGAAGACCACCTGGACAAGCACTCCAAGGGCACGGCCGTCCAGGACCTCAACGAATCCCTCAGCGCGCTGCTGGCCGAACCGGTCCGCCTCGAACGCCTCTAG